The uncultured Bacteroides sp. genome has a segment encoding these proteins:
- a CDS encoding IS1182 family transposase, with translation MLPLQQAIPFSNYTDLYDLLIPQDNLLRQINDLIDFSFVHKELLDKYCLNNGRTAECPIRMFKYLLLKTIFDISDVDVVERSRYDLSFKYFLDLAPEETELISPSSLCKFRRLRLKDKDLLNLLIGTTVSIAIDKGIIKSKTIIVDSTHTGSRSNPYSPVEILRLRSKQLRKSLYDVEESIKEGLPLKNEDDDLEHELDYTKALFEVVSDNETLVNVPKVRERLNMLKETLSDIEDHYVSSTDEDARVGHKSQDKSFFGYKTHIAMSDERIITAATVTSGEKGDGPQLPELVEQSRNNGMEVETVIGDTAYSGKNNIQLAQDEQKGFELVAKLNPAISQGSRRAEQSFEFNKDAGMFVCPAGHMAIRRAKQGKKNQGKNQFIVYFFNTDKCRICGRRQGCYKEGAKTKTYSVRIKSDEHKHQIDFQETDEFRAKSRSRYKIEAKNAELKNVFGYDRALSYGLTCMQLQGAMAIFAANVKRILKLI, from the coding sequence ATGCTTCCATTGCAACAAGCCATACCGTTCAGTAATTACACAGATCTATACGATTTGCTTATTCCACAGGACAATCTATTGCGTCAAATAAACGACCTGATAGACTTCTCTTTCGTCCATAAGGAACTCCTGGACAAATACTGCCTGAATAACGGTCGTACGGCCGAGTGCCCGATCAGGATGTTCAAATATCTTTTGTTAAAGACAATCTTTGATATTTCGGACGTGGACGTTGTTGAACGCTCGCGATATGATCTTTCATTCAAATACTTTTTGGATCTGGCTCCCGAGGAAACCGAATTGATCTCTCCAAGTTCTTTGTGTAAGTTTCGCCGACTCCGTTTGAAGGACAAGGATTTGTTGAATCTGCTTATAGGAACGACAGTGTCTATTGCAATAGACAAGGGAATCATCAAGTCAAAGACCATTATTGTTGATTCCACACACACCGGTTCACGGAGCAACCCGTATTCGCCTGTCGAGATTTTGCGACTTCGTTCAAAGCAGTTGCGCAAGAGCCTTTATGATGTGGAGGAGTCAATAAAAGAAGGTTTGCCCCTGAAGAATGAAGATGACGATCTGGAGCATGAGCTTGATTATACCAAAGCGTTGTTTGAAGTCGTATCCGACAACGAGACATTGGTCAATGTTCCCAAAGTCAGAGAGCGTCTGAACATGCTCAAGGAAACGCTTTCAGATATCGAGGATCATTATGTCAGCTCCACAGATGAAGATGCACGGGTTGGACACAAAAGCCAGGACAAGTCGTTCTTTGGCTATAAGACACACATCGCCATGAGTGACGAACGTATAATCACTGCCGCCACAGTCACTTCCGGGGAGAAGGGTGACGGTCCCCAATTACCCGAACTTGTTGAACAGAGCCGAAACAACGGCATGGAAGTTGAAACAGTCATTGGAGACACCGCATATTCGGGAAAGAACAACATTCAGCTCGCTCAAGATGAGCAAAAAGGATTTGAACTGGTGGCAAAACTTAATCCTGCCATAAGCCAAGGCTCCCGACGGGCGGAGCAAAGTTTTGAATTCAATAAGGATGCGGGTATGTTCGTATGCCCTGCAGGGCATATGGCGATACGGCGTGCCAAGCAGGGTAAAAAGAATCAAGGAAAGAATCAGTTTATCGTATACTTCTTCAATACTGACAAATGTCGGATATGTGGCAGGCGGCAAGGATGTTACAAAGAGGGTGCAAAAACGAAAACCTACTCGGTCAGGATTAAATCTGACGAACATAAACACCAGATAGATTTTCAAGAAACGGATGAATTTAGGGCCAAATCTAGATCACGATACAAGATAGAAGCTAAAAATGCGGAACTTAAGAATGTCTTCGGGTATGATAGGGCATTGTCATACGGCCTGACATGCATGCAACTTCAAGGCGCCATGGCCATTTTTGCTGCAAATGTCAAGAGAATTCTCAAATTAATCTAA